In a single window of the Sulfurimonas crateris genome:
- the rimK gene encoding 30S ribosomal protein S6--L-glutamate ligase, which translates to MRVYILSRNKELYSTKRLVEAAQAKGWEVRVIDYLKCSIEIAKGELKVNYQGKELPAPDAIIPRIGASRTFYGTAMVRHFEMMSAFSTSGNLAIARSRDKLRSLQILSKNGVDMPKTVFASNKSSAKDVIELSGGAPLILKILEGTQGVGVVLVDSEKAAKSVLDAFYGMDVNLLVQEYIEEAGGADIRVLVVGGKVVGAMKRQGAEGDFRSNLHQGGSATAHKLSRKEKATALAAAKAMGLGVCGVDMIPSSRGPLVMEVNSSPGLEGIEKSTQIDIAGKIMEYIEKNVTPKNGASSKKRKLKKDSIGA; encoded by the coding sequence ATGAGAGTCTATATATTATCAAGAAACAAAGAGCTCTACTCTACAAAAAGATTAGTTGAAGCAGCGCAGGCAAAAGGGTGGGAAGTCAGGGTCATAGACTACTTAAAGTGCAGTATCGAAATAGCAAAGGGCGAGCTAAAAGTGAACTATCAGGGCAAAGAGCTTCCTGCACCCGATGCTATTATTCCAAGGATCGGAGCAAGTAGAACTTTTTACGGAACTGCAATGGTGAGACACTTTGAGATGATGTCCGCTTTTTCGACATCAGGAAACTTAGCTATTGCAAGAAGCAGAGATAAGCTAAGAAGTCTTCAGATCTTATCAAAAAACGGCGTAGATATGCCAAAGACCGTTTTTGCTTCAAACAAATCAAGCGCTAAAGATGTCATAGAGCTAAGCGGAGGAGCGCCGCTTATACTAAAAATATTAGAGGGCACTCAGGGTGTAGGAGTTGTTTTGGTAGATAGCGAAAAGGCGGCAAAATCGGTTCTGGACGCATTTTACGGGATGGATGTAAACCTTCTTGTTCAAGAGTATATTGAGGAAGCCGGCGGAGCCGACATCAGAGTTTTGGTCGTAGGCGGAAAAGTTGTCGGAGCAATGAAAAGACAGGGAGCAGAAGGTGACTTTCGCTCAAACCTGCATCAGGGCGGAAGCGCAACTGCACACAAGCTCTCAAGAAAAGAGAAAGCAACAGCACTTGCAGCTGCAAAAGCGATGGGTCTTGGAGTCTGCGGAGTCGATATGATCCCATCATCAAGAGGTCCGCTTGTAATGGAAGTAAACTCTTCACCCGGACTTGAGGGAATTGAGAAATCCACACAGATAGATATAGCCGGAAAGATCATGGAGTATATTGAGAAAAACGTAACTCCAAAAAATGGGGCAAGTTCAAAAAAAAGAAAACTAAAAAAAGATAGTATCGGAGCTTAA
- a CDS encoding succinylglutamate desuccinylase/aspartoacylase family protein, translated as MPSANFFLGSQEIPKGANLTVNIELPKLYNTPTQLPIHVIRGKKDGPTIFISAAIHGDELNGIEIIRRLRKLSILKKIKGTLLLVPIVNVYGIMTLSRYLPDRRDLNRSFPGSLKGSLASRVAKIFFDEVVRKCDLGIDLHTASIHKSNLPQVRTNIDNEYAFSLAKVFGAPVVLHSELRDGSLRAVAQEEGIPILLYEAGEALRFDETSIRIGVHGIVSVLRENGMLPKATKKRSMKNPIITRNSQWIRSSESGMLRTIKALGDTVRKDEIIAFIDEPLGDNSFELSAPYDGVIIGKSEIPLVQEGDAIFHIAKLRNLEVAENKIERFNENVTELSEFFELNNEDIIE; from the coding sequence ATGCCTAGTGCAAATTTTTTTCTAGGTTCGCAGGAGATACCAAAAGGTGCAAACCTAACCGTAAATATTGAACTCCCAAAACTCTACAACACACCGACTCAGCTTCCGATCCACGTAATAAGAGGAAAAAAAGATGGTCCTACTATTTTTATAAGCGCGGCGATTCACGGAGATGAGCTAAACGGCATAGAGATAATAAGACGGCTTAGAAAACTAAGCATTTTAAAAAAGATAAAAGGCACACTGTTGCTTGTTCCTATTGTAAATGTTTATGGAATTATGACGCTCTCAAGATATCTGCCTGACAGAAGAGACTTAAACAGAAGTTTCCCCGGGAGTCTAAAGGGCTCTCTGGCAAGCAGAGTGGCAAAAATATTTTTTGACGAGGTCGTAAGAAAGTGCGACCTCGGCATAGACCTTCACACCGCCTCGATCCACAAATCAAATCTTCCCCAAGTTAGAACGAACATAGACAACGAGTACGCTTTTTCTTTGGCAAAAGTATTTGGAGCTCCCGTTGTTCTTCACTCAGAGCTTCGAGACGGCTCTTTGAGGGCAGTTGCTCAAGAGGAGGGGATACCTATACTTCTTTATGAAGCGGGCGAGGCTCTGAGGTTTGATGAAACCTCGATAAGAATAGGAGTTCACGGAATAGTCAGCGTACTTAGAGAAAACGGTATGCTGCCAAAAGCAACAAAGAAAAGAAGCATGAAGAATCCTATAATCACAAGAAACAGCCAGTGGATACGCTCAAGCGAGAGCGGAATGCTTAGAACCATAAAGGCTCTAGGAGATACGGTGCGAAAAGATGAGATCATCGCCTTTATTGATGAACCGCTTGGAGATAACAGTTTTGAGCTAAGCGCGCCGTATGACGGTGTTATTATCGGTAAATCTGAAATACCGCTTGTGCAAGAGGGAGATGCCATCTTTCATATAGCAAAACTTAGAAATCTTGAAGTGGCAGAGAACAAGATCGAGCGTTTCAATGAGAACGTAACCGAACTGAGCGAATTTTTTGAACTCAACAACGAGGATATAATAGAGTAA
- a CDS encoding peptidase M42: MELFYDILKQLIRIPSVVGEEHPFFMFIKRELEELGVKVEYYDGVLIAKGSDPQSGYISAHADRHGLICTGHNEFQYAAFIAKNKADLTGDSSSEQLLHNFTARFVDEKVQAYEPWSGTYLGLGSIKDAFLCQRRKNIIFKIEGFDYLFPGTPIAFTDKLEIKDDLISAQLDNVVSIAIIIYMYAVGYKGTAFFTASEEAGRSWRFLLEWFRRFDIKTDELLVLDTSPYPTLDEIRNIDIVMRNRDSNAVFRSPLKNRIKQIAIKNKIRYDFKDSYLKAKMAKNGTISSLGTTELGRLIHATKGEIQGTTLQIPTIGYHTVHETTTKTAVESMIKVLKNLYIT; this comes from the coding sequence ATGGAACTATTTTACGATATATTAAAACAACTTATCCGCATACCAAGCGTCGTTGGAGAGGAACACCCGTTCTTTATGTTTATAAAAAGAGAGCTTGAAGAGCTGGGCGTAAAGGTCGAGTATTACGACGGTGTACTTATCGCAAAGGGAAGTGACCCGCAGAGTGGCTACATCTCTGCTCACGCCGACAGACACGGTCTTATCTGCACTGGGCATAACGAATTTCAGTATGCTGCATTTATTGCAAAAAACAAGGCGGACTTGACGGGTGATTCAAGCTCTGAGCAGCTTCTTCACAACTTTACTGCAAGATTTGTCGATGAAAAAGTTCAGGCGTACGAACCTTGGTCTGGAACCTACTTGGGGCTTGGCTCCATCAAGGATGCTTTTTTATGCCAAAGAAGAAAGAACATTATCTTTAAAATAGAGGGTTTTGACTATCTTTTTCCAGGAACACCGATAGCTTTTACCGATAAACTTGAGATAAAAGATGACCTCATCTCGGCACAGCTTGACAATGTCGTAAGTATAGCCATCATTATATATATGTATGCCGTCGGTTATAAAGGGACAGCTTTTTTTACCGCTTCTGAGGAGGCTGGAAGAAGCTGGAGATTTTTGCTGGAGTGGTTTAGACGTTTTGATATAAAAACAGATGAGCTGCTTGTCCTTGACACAAGCCCATACCCTACTCTCGATGAGATCAGAAATATAGATATAGTTATGAGAAACAGAGATTCAAATGCCGTATTTAGATCGCCTTTAAAAAATAGGATAAAGCAGATAGCTATAAAGAACAAGATACGATATGATTTTAAAGACAGCTACCTAAAAGCTAAAATGGCTAAGAACGGCACTATCAGCTCTCTTGGAACTACAGAGCTTGGAAGACTTATTCACGCAACAAAAGGGGAGATTCAGGGAACTACCCTGCAGATCCCGACAATAGGCTACCACACAGTCCATGAGACTACTACTAAAACTGCCGTTGAGAGCATGATAAAGGTTTTAAAAAATCTGTATATAACTTAA
- a CDS encoding CorA family divalent cation transporter, translated as MSNVHNLVDNLHIEDLQNETHPSIFDENDGYEMLILRLPVLLDEMKVTSTGFIITPENSYLYMRDKKELKPLGSRFEAPYEILDGIVDELLKAFDSYRDLIEDIEESLYLNKATNSFMNRWLKLKRNIVRIERILTHASSTMDETIAYYKKCDDFPLNHYLDLHEHLERTLRSASLQLSKLDYIYKFYTTQTNERINRSIFALTIISAIFLPLNLIVGFFGMNTSGLPFSDGLSGTNSVLILMVSLSVIAFLAIYFMKRKI; from the coding sequence GTGAGCAATGTACATAATCTGGTAGATAACCTTCATATAGAAGACTTGCAAAACGAAACGCATCCATCTATTTTTGATGAAAATGATGGTTATGAGATGTTAATCCTCAGGCTCCCTGTTCTTTTAGATGAGATGAAAGTTACCTCTACGGGTTTTATTATAACACCTGAGAATAGCTATCTATATATGAGAGACAAAAAAGAGCTCAAGCCCTTGGGAAGCCGCTTTGAAGCCCCTTATGAGATTCTAGACGGTATAGTCGATGAGCTTTTAAAAGCTTTTGATAGTTACCGCGATCTTATAGAGGATATAGAGGAGAGTCTCTACCTAAACAAAGCTACAAACTCTTTTATGAACAGATGGCTAAAACTTAAACGCAATATCGTGCGAATCGAGAGAATACTTACACATGCATCTTCGACCATGGATGAGACGATTGCATATTATAAAAAGTGTGATGATTTTCCGCTGAACCACTACCTAGATCTTCATGAGCACCTTGAGAGAACATTGCGCTCTGCTTCACTACAGCTCTCAAAACTTGACTATATCTACAAGTTTTACACAACTCAGACAAACGAGAGAATAAACCGCTCGATCTTTGCACTTACCATTATCTCTGCAATATTCTTGCCTCTAAATCTGATAGTAGGCTTTTTTGGGATGAATACCAGCGGCTTGCCTTTTTCAGATGGATTATCGGGAACAAACAGCGTTTTAATACTAATGGTCTCCTTGTCGGTTATAGCTTTTTTGGCTATCTATTTTATGAAAAGAAAAATCTAG
- a CDS encoding 2OG-Fe(II) oxygenase, protein MHQISNHIFCDDFIAELKLEMRLLANPYYDYPYLIIKNFFSKAICHEISEYAYNTSEGEKAKVKTRVLGSVVDPSVDESIRKTLIHKLSELHQGLYEENFKIYQPQIERFFSVALTTSTTLQALEYTKGSFYIKHSDDSNELVDAHGRTVGFVQVAPQRKITTVLFTTPHKNHSREEYSFSGGELVFNYLFDAEGKQIKLYPEAGDMIVFPSNPIYSHEVLPIKDGYRLTLVQWHNAIVN, encoded by the coding sequence ATGCACCAGATAAGCAACCACATATTTTGCGACGACTTCATCGCAGAACTAAAACTTGAAATGCGTCTGTTAGCAAATCCATACTATGACTATCCATATCTTATTATTAAAAATTTCTTCTCAAAAGCGATCTGCCATGAGATCTCGGAGTACGCCTATAACACCTCAGAGGGAGAAAAAGCAAAGGTAAAGACAAGAGTTTTGGGCAGTGTAGTAGATCCAAGCGTGGATGAGAGCATCAGAAAGACTCTCATTCATAAACTATCTGAACTTCATCAGGGGCTCTATGAAGAGAACTTTAAAATATATCAGCCCCAAATTGAGCGCTTCTTCAGCGTAGCACTCACTACATCTACAACTCTTCAGGCGCTCGAATACACAAAAGGGTCATTTTATATAAAACATTCGGATGATTCAAACGAGCTGGTAGATGCCCATGGCAGAACGGTAGGCTTTGTTCAGGTGGCACCACAACGCAAGATCACCACAGTTCTATTTACAACCCCGCATAAAAACCATAGCCGTGAGGAGTACAGTTTTAGCGGCGGAGAACTGGTTTTTAATTATCTCTTCGATGCAGAAGGCAAGCAGATAAAACTCTACCCGGAGGCGGGAGATATGATAGTTTTTCCAAGCAACCCCATATATAGCCATGAAGTACTGCCCATAAAAGACGGCTACAGGCTGACTCTAGTTCAGTGGCATAACGCCATTGTCAACTAA
- the uvrB gene encoding excinuclease ABC subunit UvrB gives MSKFKVYSDYSPAGDQPTAIKTLSDSILKGNRYQALEGVTGSGKTYTMASVIEKVQMPTIIMTHNKTLAAQLYSEFRQFFPNNHVEYFVSYYDYYQPEAYIPRQDLFIEKDSAINDELERLRLSSTANLLSYDDVIVVASVSANYGLGDPEEYENMVQSIAIGDTIAQKKLLLRLVEMGYSRNDTYFDSGHIRVNGETLDVFPPYFEQEAIRIEFFGDEIEAIYTFDVIDNKKLEEHKQFTIYATSQFSVSQEKMAVAIKRIEEELDERLAYFQKEGKLVEYQRLKQRVEFDLEMLQTTGMCKGVENYSRLLTNKKPGEAPYTLLDYFALHHKEYLVIVDESHVSLPQYRGMYAGDRARKEVLVDYGFRLPSALDNRPLMLDEYIHKAPHYLFVSATPSLYELEMSSTIAKQIIRPTGLLDPVLEIKPSTNQVEDIHDEIKKVTVKNERVLITVLTKKMAEALTKYLADLGIKVQYMHSDIDTIERNQIIRSLRLGEFDVLIGINLLREGLDLPEVSLVAILDADKEGFLRSETSLIQTIGRGARNANGRVILYANKITSSMQKAIDITNARREMQEKYNKEHNITPTTTIRKLDENLKVEDYGGIYQKHKKMDKIPPAERKAMVKELSLKMKEAARELNFEEAARLRDEITKIKKL, from the coding sequence ATGTCAAAATTTAAAGTTTATTCAGATTATTCGCCTGCAGGCGACCAGCCTACAGCCATTAAAACCCTAAGCGATTCTATTTTAAAAGGGAACCGTTACCAAGCCCTAGAGGGCGTGACCGGAAGCGGAAAGACCTACACAATGGCAAGTGTTATAGAAAAAGTGCAGATGCCGACCATCATAATGACGCACAACAAAACTCTTGCTGCTCAGCTCTACTCTGAGTTTAGACAATTTTTTCCAAACAACCATGTAGAGTATTTTGTCTCCTACTACGACTACTATCAGCCCGAGGCTTACATCCCGCGTCAAGACCTCTTTATTGAAAAAGACAGCGCCATAAACGATGAGCTTGAGCGTCTTCGCCTCTCCTCAACCGCAAATCTTCTCAGCTATGATGACGTTATCGTCGTGGCTTCCGTCTCTGCAAACTACGGTTTGGGAGACCCTGAAGAGTATGAAAATATGGTGCAGTCCATTGCCATAGGCGACACAATTGCACAAAAAAAGCTTCTTCTTCGCCTTGTCGAAATGGGCTATAGTCGAAACGATACCTACTTCGACAGCGGGCATATACGCGTAAACGGCGAGACTCTAGATGTTTTTCCGCCCTACTTTGAACAAGAGGCTATCCGCATAGAGTTTTTTGGTGACGAGATAGAGGCAATCTATACCTTTGATGTAATAGATAACAAAAAGCTTGAAGAGCATAAACAGTTTACCATCTACGCAACCTCGCAGTTTAGTGTTAGCCAAGAGAAAATGGCAGTTGCGATAAAGCGCATAGAAGAGGAGCTTGACGAGAGGCTTGCTTACTTTCAAAAAGAGGGCAAACTAGTTGAGTATCAGCGCCTAAAACAGAGGGTAGAGTTTGATCTTGAGATGCTGCAAACGACGGGAATGTGTAAAGGTGTAGAGAACTACTCACGACTGCTCACAAACAAAAAACCCGGAGAAGCACCCTACACTCTGCTTGATTACTTTGCTCTGCACCATAAAGAGTATCTCGTAATAGTTGATGAGTCACACGTCTCACTTCCACAATACCGAGGAATGTACGCAGGGGACAGAGCAAGAAAAGAGGTTCTTGTAGATTACGGTTTTCGTCTGCCAAGTGCGCTTGACAATAGACCATTGATGCTGGATGAGTATATACACAAAGCTCCTCACTACCTTTTTGTCTCTGCAACGCCCTCCTTGTACGAGCTTGAGATGTCAAGCACTATAGCAAAACAGATCATCCGTCCAACTGGACTTCTTGACCCCGTTTTGGAGATAAAACCATCTACAAATCAGGTGGAAGATATACATGATGAGATAAAAAAGGTCACAGTGAAAAATGAGCGTGTTTTAATAACCGTTCTTACAAAAAAGATGGCAGAGGCACTTACGAAATATCTCGCAGATCTTGGAATAAAAGTGCAATATATGCACTCAGATATTGATACGATTGAGAGGAATCAGATAATCCGCTCACTGCGTCTTGGCGAATTTGACGTTCTCATAGGGATCAACCTTCTGCGTGAAGGGCTTGACTTGCCAGAAGTGAGTCTTGTAGCAATATTGGATGCCGACAAAGAGGGGTTTTTAAGAAGCGAGACATCACTTATCCAGACGATCGGAAGAGGTGCTAGAAATGCAAACGGCAGAGTTATTCTGTATGCAAATAAAATCACTTCCTCTATGCAAAAAGCTATTGACATCACTAATGCCAGAAGAGAGATGCAGGAGAAGTACAACAAAGAGCATAATATTACGCCGACAACTACCATCCGCAAACTTGATGAAAATCTCAAAGTAGAAGATTACGGCGGTATTTACCAAAAGCATAAAAAAATGGATAAAATTCCTCCTGCAGAGAGAAAAGCGATGGTAAAAGAGCTATCACTAAAGATGAAAGAAGCAGCTCGTGAGCTAAACTTTGAAGAGGCTGCACGACTTCGTGACGAGATAACAAAAATTAAAAAACTATAG